The proteins below come from a single Streptomyces tubercidicus genomic window:
- a CDS encoding crotonase/enoyl-CoA hydratase family protein, producing the protein MGGTEHLSVERVGATLVLTLNRPEAKNALSLPMLVGLYDGWIAADEDDEIRSIVLTGAGGTFCAGMDLKALAGDGMAGEQYRDRLRADPDLHWKAMLRHHRPRKPVIAAVEGHCVAGGTEILQGTDIRVAGDGATFGLFEVRRGLFPIGGSTVRLARQIPRTHALEMLLTGRPYTAHEAERIGLIGHVVPEGTARDKALEIAELINGCGPLAVEAVKASVYETAAMTETDGLAAELARGWPVFDTADAKEGSRAFAEKRPPVYRRA; encoded by the coding sequence ATGGGTGGTACGGAACATCTCTCGGTGGAGCGCGTCGGCGCGACACTGGTGCTCACCCTCAACCGGCCGGAGGCGAAGAACGCGCTCTCGCTGCCGATGCTGGTGGGCCTGTACGACGGCTGGATCGCCGCCGACGAGGACGACGAGATCCGCTCCATCGTCCTCACCGGCGCCGGCGGCACCTTCTGCGCCGGAATGGACCTCAAGGCCCTCGCGGGCGACGGGATGGCCGGCGAGCAGTACCGCGACCGGCTGCGCGCCGACCCGGACCTGCACTGGAAGGCGATGCTGCGGCACCACCGCCCCCGCAAGCCGGTGATCGCCGCCGTCGAGGGGCACTGCGTCGCGGGCGGCACGGAGATCCTCCAGGGCACCGACATCCGGGTCGCCGGCGACGGTGCCACCTTCGGGCTCTTCGAGGTCCGGCGCGGACTGTTCCCGATCGGCGGCTCCACCGTCCGCCTCGCCCGCCAGATCCCCCGCACCCACGCCCTGGAGATGCTGCTCACCGGCCGGCCCTACACCGCACACGAGGCCGAGCGCATCGGTCTGATCGGCCATGTCGTGCCCGAGGGCACCGCGCGGGACAAGGCCCTGGAGATCGCCGAACTGATCAACGGCTGCGGCCCGCTGGCCGTCGAAGCCGTCAAGGCATCCGTCTACGAGACCGCCGCGATGACCGAGACCGACGGGCTGGCGGCCGAACTCGCCCGCGGCTGGCCGGTCTTCGACACCGCCGACGCCAAAGAGGGCTCCCGGGCCTTCGCGGAGAAGCGCCCGCCCGTCTACCGGCGGGCCTGA
- a CDS encoding Zn-ribbon domain-containing OB-fold protein, with product MSEVLTAPLVVEFPFTRSLGPVQSAFLTGLRERTVLGVTASDGRVVVPPTEYDPVTAEEIRELVEVGSRGTVTTWAWNPSPRRGQPLATPFAWVLVRLDGADTALLHALDAPGPDAVHTGMRVRIRWAAERTGAITDLACFEPDDSPRGEAEPAPHRGEFADPVTGITTPARLDYTYAPGRAQSRYLQALTDHRITGERCPSCRKVYVPPRGACPTCGVATDTRVEVGPRGTVTTFCIVNIKAKNLDIEVPYVYAHIALDGADLALHARIGGIPYDRVRMGLRVEPVWTERSRFPDHYRPTGEPDADYDSYKELI from the coding sequence ATGTCCGAGGTCCTCACGGCGCCCCTCGTCGTGGAATTCCCCTTCACCCGCTCCCTCGGCCCGGTCCAGAGCGCCTTCCTCACCGGGCTGCGCGAGCGCACCGTCCTCGGTGTGACGGCGAGCGACGGCCGGGTGGTCGTACCGCCCACCGAGTACGACCCGGTCACCGCCGAGGAGATCCGCGAGCTGGTCGAGGTGGGCAGCCGCGGCACCGTCACCACCTGGGCCTGGAACCCGTCCCCCCGCCGCGGCCAGCCGCTCGCCACCCCCTTCGCCTGGGTCCTGGTCCGGCTCGACGGCGCCGACACCGCACTGCTGCACGCACTGGACGCGCCCGGCCCCGACGCGGTCCACACCGGCATGCGGGTGCGCATCCGCTGGGCCGCCGAGCGCACCGGCGCGATCACCGACCTCGCCTGCTTCGAACCGGACGACAGCCCCCGCGGCGAGGCCGAACCGGCCCCGCACCGCGGGGAGTTCGCGGACCCGGTCACCGGCATCACCACCCCCGCCCGGCTCGACTACACCTACGCGCCCGGCCGCGCCCAGTCCCGCTACCTCCAGGCCCTCACCGACCACCGGATCACCGGCGAGCGCTGCCCCTCCTGCCGCAAGGTCTACGTCCCGCCCCGCGGCGCCTGCCCCACCTGCGGCGTCGCCACCGACACCCGGGTCGAGGTCGGCCCCCGCGGCACCGTGACCACCTTCTGCATCGTCAACATCAAGGCCAAGAACCTCGATATCGAGGTCCCGTACGTCTACGCCCATATCGCCCTGGACGGCGCCGACCTGGCCCTGCACGCCCGGATCGGCGGCATCCCGTACGACCGGGTCCGCATGGGGCTGCGGGTGGAACCCGTATGGACCGAGCGCAGTCGCTTCCCCGACCACTACCGCCCCACCGGCGAACCCGATGCCGACTACGACAGCTACAAGGAGCTGATCTGA
- a CDS encoding thiolase domain-containing protein produces the protein MREVAIVAFGQSDHVRDSAETSEVEMLMPVLHEVLDRTGLAARDIGFTCSGSSDYLAGRAFSFTMALDGVGAWPPISESHVETDGAWALYEAWVKLLTGEAETALVYAYGKSSPGDVREVLTRQLDPYYVAPLWPDSVALAALQAQALIDAGLTDERALAGIAARSRAAAEANPHAQLRGAVPPGEHLVAPLRTGDCPPIGDGAAAVVLAVGDTARRLTERPAWIRGLDHRIEAHSLGVRDLTDSPSTRLAAERAGAFQWPVDTAELHAPFTSQEVVLRRALKLDAPDSTVRINPSGGPLAANPIMAAGLIRLGEAAARIHRGESDRALAHATSGPCLQQNLVAVLEGE, from the coding sequence ATGCGCGAGGTCGCCATCGTCGCCTTCGGGCAGAGCGATCATGTCCGCGACAGCGCGGAGACCTCCGAGGTGGAGATGCTCATGCCGGTACTGCACGAGGTGCTGGACCGGACCGGCCTGGCCGCCCGGGACATCGGCTTCACCTGCTCCGGCTCCTCCGACTACCTCGCCGGCCGCGCCTTCTCCTTCACCATGGCCCTGGACGGCGTCGGCGCCTGGCCACCGATCTCCGAATCCCATGTCGAGACGGACGGCGCCTGGGCACTGTACGAGGCATGGGTGAAGCTCCTCACCGGCGAGGCCGAGACCGCGCTGGTCTACGCGTACGGCAAGTCCTCGCCGGGCGACGTCCGCGAGGTCCTCACCCGCCAGCTCGACCCCTACTACGTGGCCCCGCTGTGGCCCGACTCGGTCGCGCTCGCCGCCCTCCAGGCCCAGGCCCTGATCGACGCGGGACTCACCGACGAGCGGGCACTGGCCGGAATCGCGGCCCGCAGCCGCGCGGCCGCCGAAGCCAACCCGCACGCCCAGCTGCGCGGCGCCGTACCGCCCGGCGAACACCTCGTCGCCCCGCTGCGCACCGGCGACTGCCCGCCCATCGGCGACGGCGCGGCCGCCGTCGTCCTTGCCGTCGGCGACACCGCCCGGCGGCTGACCGAACGCCCCGCCTGGATACGCGGCCTCGACCACCGCATCGAGGCACACAGCCTGGGTGTCCGCGACCTCACCGACTCACCGTCCACCCGGCTCGCCGCCGAACGGGCGGGCGCCTTCCAATGGCCGGTGGACACCGCCGAGTTGCACGCTCCCTTCACCTCCCAGGAAGTCGTGCTGCGCCGCGCGCTGAAGCTCGACGCGCCGGACAGCACGGTCCGGATCAACCCGTCCGGCGGCCCGCTCGCCGCCAACCCGATCATGGCCGCCGGGCTGATCCGCCTCGGCGAGGCCGCCGCCCGCATCCACCGGGGCGAATCCGACCGCGCACTCGCCCATGCGACATCCGGGCCGTGTCTGCAGCAGAACCTGGTCGCCGTCCTGGAGGGTGAGTGA
- a CDS encoding thiolase domain-containing protein, which translates to MSKEPVAVIGIGQTRHVAARRDVSLAGLVREAARRALDDAELTWADIDAVVIGKAPDFFEGVMMPELYLADALGAVGKPMLRVHTAGSVGGSTALVATNLVAARVHRTVLTLAFEKQSESNAMWGLSLPVPFQQPLLAGAGGFFAPHVRAYMRRTGAPDTIGSLVAYKDRRNALKNPYAHLHETDLTLEKVQASPMLWDPIRYSETCPSSDGACAMILTDRTGAARAPHPAAWVHGGAMRSEPTLFAGKDFVSPQAGKDCAADVYRQAGITDPRREIDAVEMYVPFSWYEPMWLENLGFAEEGEGWKLTESGVTELDGALPVNPSGGVLSTNPIGASGMIRFAEAALQVRGRAGDHQVDGARRALGHAYGGGSQFFAMWLVGADTPPG; encoded by the coding sequence ATGAGCAAGGAGCCCGTGGCCGTCATCGGCATCGGACAGACCCGGCATGTCGCCGCCCGCCGCGATGTCTCGCTCGCCGGACTCGTCCGCGAGGCCGCCCGGCGCGCCCTGGACGACGCCGAGTTGACCTGGGCGGACATCGACGCCGTGGTGATCGGCAAGGCCCCCGACTTCTTCGAGGGCGTGATGATGCCGGAGCTGTATCTCGCCGACGCCCTGGGCGCCGTCGGCAAACCGATGCTGCGGGTGCACACCGCCGGCTCGGTCGGTGGTTCCACCGCCCTGGTCGCCACCAACCTCGTCGCCGCCCGCGTCCACCGCACCGTCCTCACCCTCGCCTTCGAGAAGCAGTCCGAGTCCAACGCCATGTGGGGCCTCTCCCTGCCGGTCCCCTTCCAGCAGCCGCTGCTCGCCGGCGCCGGCGGCTTCTTCGCCCCGCACGTCCGCGCGTACATGAGGCGCACCGGCGCACCGGACACCATCGGCTCCCTCGTCGCCTACAAGGACCGCCGCAACGCCCTCAAGAACCCCTACGCCCACCTCCACGAAACGGACCTCACCCTCGAAAAGGTCCAGGCATCCCCGATGCTCTGGGACCCGATCCGCTACTCCGAGACCTGTCCGTCCTCCGACGGGGCCTGCGCCATGATCCTCACCGACCGCACCGGGGCCGCCCGCGCACCGCACCCGGCGGCCTGGGTGCACGGCGGGGCGATGCGCAGCGAACCCACCCTCTTCGCCGGCAAGGACTTCGTCTCGCCGCAGGCAGGCAAGGACTGCGCCGCCGATGTCTACCGGCAGGCGGGTATCACCGACCCGCGCCGGGAGATCGACGCGGTGGAGATGTACGTCCCGTTCTCCTGGTACGAGCCGATGTGGCTGGAGAACCTGGGCTTCGCCGAGGAGGGCGAGGGCTGGAAACTCACCGAGTCCGGCGTCACCGAACTCGACGGCGCCCTTCCCGTCAACCCCTCCGGCGGGGTGCTGTCCACCAACCCCATCGGCGCCTCCGGCATGATCCGCTTCGCGGAGGCCGCCCTCCAGGTACGCGGCCGGGCCGGCGACCACCAAGTCGACGGCGCCCGCAGGGCGTTGGGACACGCCTACGGAGGTGGCTCCCAGTTCTTCGCGATGTGGCTGGTGGGCGCCGACACGCCGCCCGGCTGA
- a CDS encoding DUF397 domain-containing protein, translating into MTDSITEQRLVGGPRPDLDLTQAEWQSSPQGVGGVQIAFVEGYIAMRNRRSPEIPAVIFTPAEWRAFVLDAREGAFDLT; encoded by the coding sequence GTGACCGACAGCATCACGGAGCAGCGGCTGGTGGGCGGGCCCAGGCCCGATCTCGATCTGACGCAGGCCGAGTGGCAGTCGAGCCCCCAGGGCGTGGGCGGCGTCCAGATCGCCTTCGTCGAGGGCTATATCGCGATGCGCAACCGCCGCAGCCCCGAGATCCCGGCGGTGATCTTCACCCCCGCCGAGTGGCGCGCCTTCGTCCTCGACGCACGTGAGGGCGCCTTCGACCTCACGTAG
- a CDS encoding leucine-rich repeat domain-containing protein yields MPLHGSDSSPVLNLWKAGLSAVPPEVWRRVDWEVLILADNALTEVPAALGRLRVLHTLDLGHNSLTVVPDEIGELAGLTRFLYLHDNRLTALPDALGGLNRLGYLNVGENPLGRLPAALGEMAGLVELRAQQAGLSELPESLGRLGRLRELWLGGNALTALPGSLAGLRELRVLELRDNALPHVPESLRTLPLLRRIDLRGNRVAELPPWIARLPSLEKLDLRWNTVADEAEPVRALRERGCVVLT; encoded by the coding sequence ATGCCTCTCCACGGGTCCGACAGTTCCCCCGTTCTGAATCTCTGGAAGGCGGGCCTGAGCGCGGTACCGCCAGAGGTCTGGCGGCGCGTGGACTGGGAGGTGCTGATCCTGGCCGACAACGCGCTGACCGAGGTTCCGGCGGCACTCGGTCGGCTGCGTGTGCTGCACACCCTCGATCTCGGTCACAACTCCCTGACCGTGGTCCCCGACGAGATCGGTGAGCTCGCCGGGCTGACCCGCTTCCTCTATCTGCACGACAACCGGCTCACCGCGCTGCCGGACGCCCTCGGCGGACTGAACCGGCTCGGCTATCTCAACGTCGGCGAAAATCCGCTCGGGCGGCTGCCGGCTGCGCTGGGCGAGATGGCGGGGCTGGTCGAACTCCGTGCGCAGCAGGCGGGGCTGAGCGAGCTCCCGGAGTCGCTGGGGCGGCTCGGGCGGCTGCGGGAGCTGTGGCTGGGGGGCAATGCGCTGACGGCACTGCCCGGGAGCCTCGCGGGGCTGCGTGAACTGCGGGTGCTGGAGCTGCGGGACAACGCGCTTCCCCACGTCCCGGAGTCGCTGCGTACCCTGCCGCTGCTACGCCGGATCGATCTGCGCGGCAACCGGGTCGCGGAGTTGCCGCCCTGGATCGCCCGGCTTCCGTCGCTGGAGAAGCTCGATCTGCGGTGGAACACCGTGGCGGACGAGGCGGAGCCGGTCCGGGCGCTCCGGGAACGCGGGTGCGTGGTACTCACCTGA
- a CDS encoding maleylpyruvate isomerase family mycothiol-dependent enzyme yields MTPTTEHRMPAEAVRAAIEEGQERLRALLPALTDDGVREPSELPGWSRAHVLSHIEGVALALARQARYALRGALIEPYDGGRPARAAAIEAGALRDAAALRDAVRVALAEASAAWAAAGPADWSRPVRHRDGDLRSALLAWWRELEIHTADARIGHGPRDWPRELCHHLLDQMAPRVPRDIHLVLTATDDTPSRQYGPGDAPTLTVTGPLTDLAAWLTGRRPHHPLDCRRSGTAAPLPELLGWP; encoded by the coding sequence GTGACACCGACGACGGAGCACAGGATGCCGGCCGAGGCGGTACGGGCCGCGATCGAGGAGGGGCAGGAGCGGCTGCGCGCCCTGCTGCCCGCTCTGACCGACGACGGGGTGCGGGAGCCCAGCGAGTTGCCCGGCTGGTCGCGCGCCCATGTCCTCTCGCATATCGAGGGCGTGGCGCTGGCCCTGGCCCGGCAGGCCCGTTATGCGCTGCGCGGTGCGCTGATCGAGCCGTACGACGGCGGCCGCCCGGCGCGCGCCGCCGCGATCGAGGCGGGAGCGCTGCGGGACGCGGCGGCGCTGCGGGACGCCGTACGGGTCGCGCTGGCCGAGGCGTCCGCGGCCTGGGCGGCGGCCGGTCCGGCCGACTGGTCGCGGCCGGTGCGGCACCGCGACGGCGATCTGCGCTCCGCATTGCTGGCCTGGTGGCGGGAGTTGGAGATCCACACGGCGGACGCCCGGATCGGCCACGGCCCGCGGGACTGGCCCCGGGAGCTGTGCCACCATCTCCTGGACCAGATGGCGCCGCGCGTCCCCCGGGACATCCACCTCGTGCTGACGGCCACGGACGACACGCCGTCGCGGCAGTACGGCCCCGGCGACGCGCCGACGCTCACCGTGACCGGCCCGCTCACCGACCTCGCGGCCTGGCTGACCGGCCGCCGCCCGCACCACCCGCTCGACTGCCGACGGTCGGGAACGGCGGCCCCGCTGCCCGAACTGCTCGGCTGGCCGTAG
- a CDS encoding CGNR zinc finger domain-containing protein, with amino-acid sequence MTATRLALDLTVTLRHDGHGGITDDLADPEGLAVWVRERAAPLDCAEPPVTVDEALHTAVRELRAAVRSLFARAVRPGPPSSADAHRLLPEAEAIRRLNAAAALVPTVPRLSWEPDARPTLRLRPAGSPPPADRIVAALARAALTFLDGPDRALLRACPAPRCVRYFVKDHARQEWCTPACGNRARVARHHERRRGARGDAP; translated from the coding sequence ATGACCGCAACACGGCTCGCCCTGGACCTCACCGTCACCCTCCGCCACGACGGGCACGGCGGCATCACCGACGACCTGGCCGACCCGGAAGGGCTCGCGGTCTGGGTACGCGAACGGGCCGCGCCGCTGGACTGCGCCGAGCCGCCGGTCACCGTGGACGAGGCGCTGCACACCGCCGTACGGGAGCTGCGGGCCGCGGTCCGGTCGTTGTTCGCCCGCGCCGTCCGGCCGGGACCGCCCAGCTCCGCCGACGCCCACCGGCTGCTCCCGGAAGCGGAGGCGATCCGCCGGCTGAACGCCGCCGCGGCCCTGGTCCCCACGGTGCCCCGGCTCAGCTGGGAGCCGGACGCACGGCCCACGCTGCGGCTGCGGCCGGCCGGCTCCCCGCCGCCCGCCGACCGGATCGTCGCCGCACTGGCCCGCGCCGCCCTCACCTTCCTCGACGGGCCGGACCGCGCCCTGCTGCGCGCCTGCCCCGCCCCGCGCTGTGTGCGCTACTTCGTGAAGGACCACGCCCGCCAGGAGTGGTGCACCCCCGCATGCGGCAACCGCGCCCGGGTCGCCCGGCACCACGAGCGACGTCGGGGAGCCCGCGGCGACGCCCCGTAG
- a CDS encoding ACT domain-containing protein, with protein MTGERDLRTLLSGMRPERNEGCYVFASVPGEVPEGLTPVVTVSEPEGRTLVVHQEEADRVGLAYDYVAAWITLRVHSALDAVGLTAAVATALAQAGLSCNVVAGFHHDHLFVPYAAADEALRRLRALADPA; from the coding sequence ATGACAGGCGAACGCGATCTCCGGACCCTGCTGAGCGGGATGCGTCCCGAACGGAACGAGGGCTGCTACGTCTTCGCCAGCGTCCCCGGCGAGGTCCCCGAGGGGCTGACGCCGGTGGTCACCGTCTCCGAGCCCGAGGGCCGCACCCTCGTCGTCCACCAGGAAGAGGCCGATCGCGTGGGCCTGGCGTACGACTATGTCGCCGCCTGGATCACCCTGCGGGTGCACTCCGCGCTGGACGCCGTCGGACTGACCGCCGCCGTCGCCACCGCACTCGCCCAGGCCGGCCTCAGCTGCAATGTCGTCGCGGGCTTCCACCACGATCACCTCTTCGTGCCGTATGCCGCGGCCGACGAGGCGCTGCGCCGGCTGCGCGCACTGGCCGACCCGGCCTGA
- a CDS encoding N-acetylmuramoyl-L-alanine amidase, producing the protein MQGSAPEDEKRVPRPALRKSATAVAAAVLLLPLSGAPSAQAGQPRTDTLQRAFTEAADRFHVPRSVLLGVSYLESRWDTHGGAPSVSGGYGPMHLTDARTAVTRTPEFSQGDEDARGDGSRARKRVPSGAARRAALPTELPARLLTLPAAAKLTGIPAAKLRTDPAANVLGGAALLAAEQRKLGVAAGSDPARWYAAVARYGGQDSARSGKAFADEVYAVLRQGQARRTDTGQRVTLAAAPGLAPDTAQQKRLSASATKAPEARAGRKPECPHHVACESVPAPYEEFGDGDYGNHDKADRPADQRVRAIVIHDTEGSWETTLKLIKDPAYVSWNYTIRSSDGLIAQHVPTKDVAWHAGNWYINSHSVGIEHEGFLAAPDAWYTEAMYRASARLVKYLSRKYDVPLDRQHILGHDNVPATTTATIPGMHTDPGPYWDWAHYFALLGKPFKATAGPGGGLVTIRPDYDENQPPYTGCVKAGDSCAPHGSTAVRLHSAPDEDAPLVKDVGLHPNGGDSTIGVNDTGARATTGQRFAVAGRSGDWTAIWYLGQKAWFHNPPDEPVAVHAKGLIATPKDGRQEIPVYGRAYPEKEAYPAGVPYQAVSPLPYKLAAGQKYAVGGRMRGDYFYSPTFDVTKHAIVRGEDVYYEIQVGHRVGYVRAADVEVRSSDS; encoded by the coding sequence TTGCAAGGATCCGCCCCGGAAGACGAGAAGAGAGTCCCCCGCCCCGCCCTGCGGAAATCCGCCACCGCCGTCGCGGCCGCGGTCCTGCTGCTGCCGCTCTCGGGAGCGCCGTCCGCGCAGGCCGGGCAGCCCCGGACGGACACGCTGCAACGGGCCTTCACCGAGGCCGCCGACCGCTTCCATGTGCCGCGCAGTGTGCTGCTCGGCGTCTCGTATCTGGAGTCCCGCTGGGACACTCACGGCGGCGCGCCCAGTGTCTCCGGGGGCTACGGTCCGATGCATCTGACCGACGCCCGTACGGCCGTGACGCGGACGCCCGAGTTCAGCCAGGGCGACGAGGACGCACGCGGCGACGGGTCGCGGGCCCGTAAGCGAGTGCCGTCCGGTGCGGCGCGGCGAGCCGCGCTGCCCACCGAACTCCCGGCCCGGCTCCTGACGTTGCCGGCGGCCGCGAAGCTGACCGGGATTCCGGCCGCGAAGCTGCGCACCGACCCCGCGGCGAATGTGCTCGGCGGTGCGGCGCTGCTCGCCGCGGAGCAGCGCAAGCTGGGCGTGGCCGCCGGAAGCGATCCGGCGCGGTGGTATGCGGCGGTGGCGCGCTATGGCGGCCAGGACAGTGCGCGCAGCGGAAAGGCGTTCGCGGACGAGGTGTACGCGGTGCTGCGCCAGGGCCAGGCCCGCCGCACCGACACGGGACAGCGGGTGACGCTGGCCGCCGCGCCGGGTCTGGCTCCCGACACCGCGCAGCAGAAACGTCTCAGCGCGTCGGCGACCAAGGCCCCAGAGGCGCGCGCCGGCCGCAAACCGGAGTGCCCGCATCACGTCGCCTGCGAGTCCGTACCGGCGCCGTACGAGGAGTTCGGCGACGGTGACTACGGCAACCACGACAAGGCGGACCGCCCGGCGGACCAGCGGGTCCGTGCCATCGTCATCCATGACACCGAGGGGTCCTGGGAGACCACGCTCAAGCTCATCAAGGACCCGGCGTATGTGTCCTGGAACTACACCATCCGCTCCTCGGACGGGCTGATCGCCCAGCATGTGCCCACCAAGGACGTGGCCTGGCACGCGGGCAACTGGTACATCAACTCGCACTCCGTCGGCATCGAGCACGAGGGCTTCCTGGCCGCGCCGGACGCCTGGTACACGGAGGCGATGTACCGCGCCTCGGCCCGGCTGGTGAAGTATCTGAGCCGCAAGTACGACGTGCCGCTCGACCGGCAGCACATCCTGGGGCACGACAATGTGCCCGCCACGACGACGGCCACCATCCCGGGCATGCACACCGACCCCGGCCCGTACTGGGACTGGGCGCACTACTTCGCCCTGCTGGGCAAGCCGTTCAAGGCCACCGCGGGCCCAGGTGGCGGGCTGGTCACCATCCGCCCCGACTACGACGAGAACCAGCCGCCGTACACCGGCTGCGTGAAGGCCGGTGACAGCTGTGCACCGCACGGCTCCACGGCGGTCCGGCTCCACAGCGCGCCGGACGAGGACGCGCCGCTGGTCAAGGACGTCGGACTGCATCCGAACGGCGGCGACTCGACGATCGGTGTGAACGACACGGGCGCCCGCGCCACGACGGGGCAGCGGTTCGCGGTGGCCGGCCGGTCCGGCGACTGGACGGCGATCTGGTACCTCGGGCAGAAGGCGTGGTTCCACAATCCGCCTGACGAGCCGGTGGCGGTGCACGCCAAGGGGCTGATCGCCACGCCGAAGGACGGCCGGCAGGAGATCCCGGTCTACGGCCGGGCGTACCCGGAGAAGGAGGCCTACCCGGCCGGGGTCCCGTACCAGGCGGTCTCCCCGCTGCCGTACAAGCTCGCCGCCGGCCAGAAGTACGCCGTCGGGGGCCGGATGCGGGGCGACTACTTCTACTCGCCGACCTTCGATGTCACCAAGCACGCGATCGTGCGCGGCGAGGACGTCTACTACGAGATCCAGGTCGGGCACCGGGTCGGCTATGTGCGGGCGGCCGATGTCGAGGTGCGGTCCTCGGATTCGTAG
- a CDS encoding aminoglycoside phosphotransferase family protein yields MYAASSAVTVPTRPHRPHPSGGGPYLDPSPSAGAVTGLPGGRTRRAQGLGAQPLSGRLDLSGPQGAQLRAAVASVHRICPEFNPVQVLRRSSRSVLLVGTTGRMTAVAKCLLDQSPAWADRFRQEISAYRAFVRHRPPVRVPRLVAADPDNCTLIMERMPGRVAALTRHPSEAPPRADVRSALGAICRINLWRPPAGLFDTPLDYAGRIGRYHDLGLLTDRDLGDLQKLMHGLSHTQGQFCHGDALLNNVLLSPAGPVLLDWDSAGWYLPGYDLATLWSVLGDAPVARRHISQLAQNAGPASRDAFLVNLMLVLTREIRRYETAIQRTMREPAPTGTPGPGHPGVPTAGEEQRLLLRRLHDDCQMARRAVRAAVGTR; encoded by the coding sequence ATGTATGCAGCATCGTCCGCCGTGACCGTCCCCACCCGGCCGCACCGCCCGCACCCCAGCGGAGGGGGGCCGTATCTCGATCCCTCCCCTTCCGCGGGGGCGGTCACGGGGCTCCCCGGCGGCCGTACCCGGCGGGCGCAGGGGCTGGGCGCCCAACCGCTCAGCGGGCGGCTCGACTTGTCCGGCCCGCAGGGCGCCCAGCTGCGCGCCGCGGTCGCCTCGGTGCACCGCATCTGCCCGGAGTTCAACCCGGTGCAGGTCCTGCGCCGCAGCAGCAGATCCGTTCTCCTGGTCGGGACGACGGGGCGGATGACCGCGGTCGCGAAGTGTTTACTGGACCAGTCTCCGGCCTGGGCGGACAGGTTCCGGCAGGAAATAAGTGCATACCGCGCATTCGTCCGGCATCGTCCGCCGGTTCGGGTGCCGCGGCTGGTGGCGGCCGACCCCGACAACTGCACGCTCATCATGGAGCGGATGCCCGGCCGGGTCGCGGCCCTGACCCGGCATCCGTCCGAGGCCCCGCCCCGTGCGGACGTCCGCTCGGCGCTCGGCGCGATCTGCCGGATCAATCTCTGGCGTCCGCCGGCCGGGCTGTTCGACACCCCGCTCGACTACGCGGGCCGGATCGGCCGTTACCACGACCTGGGGCTGCTCACCGACCGGGACCTGGGCGATCTGCAGAAGCTGATGCACGGTCTGTCGCACACCCAGGGCCAGTTCTGTCACGGCGATGCGCTGCTCAACAACGTACTGCTGTCCCCCGCGGGTCCGGTGCTGCTGGACTGGGACAGCGCGGGCTGGTACCTGCCGGGCTACGACCTGGCGACGCTGTGGTCGGTGCTCGGTGACGCGCCGGTGGCCCGCCGCCACATCAGCCAGCTCGCCCAGAACGCGGGACCGGCCTCGCGGGACGCCTTCCTGGTGAATCTGATGCTGGTGCTCACCCGCGAGATCCGGCGCTATGAGACGGCGATCCAGCGGACCATGCGCGAGCCCGCGCCGACGGGGACACCGGGTCCGGGACACCCGGGTGTGCCCACGGCTGGCGAGGAGCAGCGGCTGCTCCTGCGCCGACTGCACGACGACTGCCAGATGGCGCGGCGTGCGGTACGGGCGGCGGTCGGCACCCGCTGA